In Channa argus isolate prfri chromosome 15, Channa argus male v1.0, whole genome shotgun sequence, the DNA window TCACGTTATGTgtctagttttagttttatttgaaattaaagtTTTCCCGTGATATTTGAACAGTTGCTTCAAACTGCGTTGCGGTGCAGGGGTCTTGGGCCTGTGCCCACTAGGGCCATTCAGGATTTACCCACCAAAcaagcaaagctaaaaaaagctgtttttgctgaaatagctgaaagtaAATGTCACTTCCtgagactgtggcgcaggaggcgGAGTGGTCGTCCGCAAATGGAGGGCTGGAGCCAaacccagctgtcattggacgaGAGGTGGGGGCCACCGTGGACAGATCaccagtctatcgcagggccacagagagacagacacagacagacaagcattcacactcacacctactgTCAATTTTAGAGACAGCAATTAACGTGACATCCATGTTTTAGGACTGTGGGGGGAAACAGGAGccataataataagaataagaataagaataatgaTGAACAATGCACCTGTTAGTGTTCATGTTTTATGTGGGTTTCAATGAAAATTTGTTCCACAAACCAACTGCAGTTTTTTATTAGTAAGAGATGGTTTGATAAGGCTGAGCCTGTTCTCAGCTGTTGGCCAGATTTGATTGTAATGAGTGAGGAGATGAGCCtcactgatttgttctgggccTTCTGGGGGTTGTTGTTTCCAGGAAAATGATATTTCTTCATATTAACGGATAAAAACAAGTAAACCTGAGTGTGGGCTTTGTACTCAAACAGGCCTCCTGGGCACAACATAACTGCAAAGAGACAAACAATGATGCCAAAAAGAGCCACGACAGCATGATTTCTAATCAGTGTGTGCGTCTTTCTGTCCAGTAGAGAGGGGGATATGTGGGGGTCCTGTGCCAAGGGCCTCAATTTCTCACAATCTGTTAATGGTTGTTGTTTGGTTAAATAAGATATTTAGGGGAAGAATGTTGTAGGTTTTGTTTAATCCAGAGGAAGGTACAAAGACGACTCAAACACCAAATACAcccttccttcttttttctgtctcaggATCTTCTCAGCCGGAGGACCCACATCAGGCCTGGAGCCCAGCGGTGATGCTGGCGATGTAGCACTACGACTCCTCGGGCATCACAGCCTCTATCACGCTCTCTAACAACACCACCATGGTGCAGGAGCCAGAGGTGGAGGCCATGACTAACAATGCCACCGATCCACAGACCAACCCCACAGCTGCCGGCCTCACCATGACTCTGGGCATCGTGTTCAACGTGGTGGCCCTCATCATCCTGGCCAAGGCTTACAATCGCTTCCGGCGGCGCTCGAAGGCCACGTTCCTACTCTTTGCCAGCTCGCTGGTGGCTACAGATCTGGCTGGACACGTGATCCCTGGAGCCCTGGTGCTTAGGAGATATTCAGCAGGCATCAGCTTCAAGGGGGATCCTGCAGATCCAGATgcctcttgtttgtttttgggagGTTGCATGGTTTTCTTTGGCTTGTGCCCACTTTTCATGGGAAGTGCCATGGCTGCTGAGCGCTGTCTGGGCGTCACCAGGCCCTTGCTGCATGCCCGCCTGGTGACCACGGCACGGACAAAGATCGCACTGGTCCTCATCTGGCTGCTTGCTCTATGTGTGGCCGTCCTCCCCTTCTTCAAGCTGGGTGCCTACACCTACCAgtacccagggacgtggtgctTCATTAGGGTGATGGAGGACACTCAGGCAACAGATCTGGCCTTTCTGATACTGTTCTCTGGACTGGCTTGGAGCTCCCTGGCCTCAGCCTTTGTGTGCAACACCATCAGTGGGATCACGCTGGTGAGAGCCcggttgaagaagaagaagagctcCTGCTCCCAGCGCTGCTCGGCCAGGTCCCACGACACGGAGATGGTGGTGCAGCTGGTCGGCATCATGGTCACATCCTGCATCTGCTGGAGCCCTCTGCTGGTGAGTGTTGGGGAAACAATGGAACCCACATTTATGGGTGTTCAGCGTGATTAAACGCAGTGACACGCACATGTGATGAAAATTCatctacatacacacagatttacACTGAATTTCAGAGGTAAATACTGAATTATGTTTACATATTATTGCATTAAACTATCAAGCACCAAACAAGTACAACTGAATCATTTTTGatccaattcaattcagttcaaatcaactttatttataaacaaTCTATTTagttaaaatttatttaaaacaatcacaTGGTCATATCTGAACTCTGACTACTTTCACTTTGAAGGCTGTAAGGAGATTTTTCTGTTGTTAGATGTCATGATACACAACAGACAACCATCAGCACACAGATTTGAGTTGACAGATTTGTACAGAAATATACATTCTGAAttataataatgttaaataaaatgtttcaagtTAAACGGAAGTGATAATTGGATAAAGTCAAAGcctaaatttaactttttaacaaTTTGACTTTGTTGTTTGACTTTGAAATGTTCACTGTTTTTCCAGTTTAATATTCATCCAAAACCAattttttgaaacaaaaaaaaaattggttgcagctttttttggtttactgtgtttgtttcGAGTTTACCCTAAATCTGTTCCCTTTCCTATTCAGGTCTTTGGACTGATGTCAGCGATGCAGTCCTACAGCCACTCCCTGAACCGTGACAGAGACACTTACAGGCAATTGATGATGACGGGTGTCAGGATGGCAACGTGCAACCAGATCCTGGACCCGTGGGTCTACATCCTGCTGCGGCGCGCCATCCTCAGGAAGATCTACCGTATCACCAAGAAGCAGGCTAGTTTCAAGGGAAGCACCTTCCGCTCCATGCGCTGggatgtcagctccttccagggCTCAGAGAAAAGCTGTGTTAATAAGACCTAAAGGAGGAAATTTTCGAGGGATTCAGTTTTACCTGTCTGCAGGATCAGAACTGCACCTGGCAGCATTTCATCACTATTCACTATTTAAAAGGCCCCAGATGAAAAGAGAACTCTTTCCTCAGCTGGTGGGAGTGAAgtattacagtgtgtgttgggGTCCCGAGTCAAAGGTTGCCAATGTACTTACAGGCTACAGAAAAACTCTGAGGTTGTTGTACTGTACGTATGAGTCGGTGTCGCGCTACAAAGGGAAAAAGCCCCAATTTAATATAAACTGCTAACAGTCTATGTCCAAATGCAGCATTTCAGTCTGCGCTATGGAAGTTTAACAATGCCAAAAGGTTTGAGCGCACACACTCTTTAATTTGAGCTCTAGACCGTCTGCAAGTCAACAGATGAGAACCCACAGTACCTtctcaaatttaaaatacaacagaaaaacCTGCCAACTATTTTTCTATTTCATACAGACAAGCTCAGTTACGCTGTTACAAAGAACTACAGACGTGGACTAAATTGTTTGGAATCTTCCgtaaaaagaacaagaaacCCATAATCTGAAATAATGTGAAACTGACAAACGACAGAATTTTTTCAGacaatacaacaaatgaaaatggctcCCACAGATTTGTtgaaaatataatcaataaatagataatagggatatttaaagtgtttcctgtaattggcaTCAAAAGTCTTCAGTCTTGTTATCTTGTAATGAAAAGAGTCATTTAGCCTGTTTTAATTGGAGAAAAGTGATCAATCTGTCATTTGGTTTCCTTTGGTGACTAATTACTAGAAAAtatcatttagatttagattaaCAAGAtaatacagaaagtaaataccTTTctggtaatttttttattattttttttgtttaacagctATTTGTAGCGGTATATTATATCTCCAAATATGGGATAATAATTAGAAAGATAAAAACCCAGAGCTCAGACAATCCCTTGGCCAagtcaaaatatttaatgaaattttATTGATATAGCACCAAATCAAAAAAGATTCAACTCACGGCAGAGAATAACTCATTGTAGCCCAACAAATCCCTCTTGAACAAGCACTAAGCAAcggcagaaagaaaaacaatacacGTGTCCACATATAAACAACTATAAAATTCATTTCTACCAAAGGAatgtagaaagaaaaagtgaatatGAATGACTGTGAGGACATATCAGGCATCCAAACAAGCAGTATTTGATTATAAAGCCAAGCTCTTTCAGACATTTTGTAAGTTGTTAAAAAACTACTACAGAAAAATGGCAACATAATATTCATAACTTGAAATATGAACATATATTTGTGCAAGTATAATTGTTTTTCTCCATTATAACTTGCTTATCTTTTGAAATGCTTCCCAAAActtccttttatttatatagcaccttttgtCCTAACAATGTCCATAAAACAGGAGTCTGTTTAAAACAAGGCACATCCACTGACGTATGAGCGAGGTATTAGACGTTAAGATAGAAACTTGTTGGAAAACATACGACTAAAAAATACAGGAACCAAAGTTTTAATATTACTTGTTTCTTGTTCATTGCATGGATAGATATTATTTCACAATGTAAAGTGTGTtccttataaaaaaaacacagaattaagGTTGTGTTTTGGCATCAATAAGCTCTGTGAGCGCAGATGTACATTTGTGATGTGTGACGACATCTCATCTCTGTAAATTTGTTTTGAccaaattgaaaaagaaaaggttttgcTTTTACCTCAGCTTGAAGATGTGAAAAACAACACGTGTCCTATGCAACACTGTGACATGAATGTGAATGTATGTGTTCATTTGTGAATGTATCTACAGTATTTTCCCCGAGTGTCAGGGGACCGAAATGAAGCTATGTGTTGCTAAAGCTAACTACATGTAATATCACCAAGATAAGGGGATTGTAAGATCACATAAAGTGTTATCTGGTTGATGTTCGTCTCTTTCTGGTGTAGAAAATATGTGGTGTGTGGTAAAGCTGTTTATTCAGCATGTGTCATCACGGTGGAAGAAGTACTACTGAAGATCACGGTGGAGGTCACGCATTCAAAGTATACTAAAGAAATCATTCTGAAAGTGCCAAGTGTGCTCATTATGCAGAGTGGCCTAAAGGCTGGTACATATTTGATTTCAACTGTTTCTGAATTTCTCCTGAGTCAGGATATTCAAAAATCAGAACTAGGAAGCTACACTAGCTACAGCTGTCAACTAAATATAGTGGAGAAAGAAGTAAAGAatcacaaaatggaaaactaacGTCAGACTGTCTCTTGATTCCACTTCCTGTTCGTGTGCAGTCTCAGTAAAAGTGGTGTACAAATACTAGACATACCATTACTACTATTAGTATAGTACTATATATACTATTATACAATAGTAAGTAGACCTCATCTGTAGATGCAAAGAAGGCAAACTGCCATCAAGACAGCGACCATCCACCTCGGTCAGACGTTTTTGTGGAAGTTGTCGACCTCACCAGGTAAAGTTTAGTGTTGAgctttttgctgaaaataacttaaaaaccTATTTAGAGCTCGCTGGTAAATAATGATGGTTTTAACATAAATGCACTGGAGATGGTTAAGATGGTCAGTTTACAGGCTAAAGACATCCAGCACTGTTTGAAGGAGGACGACAAAGATCAACTTTGTGAGCTGCTGTTGTCCTTTGTCCATCAGTCCACTAGAACTATAAGACGTTTAATCATAGAATTTCTCAGTAAAGCAAATTATTATCCacttgaaaatgtcttttatgtCTCTGTACCACAGACAACAGGTCCTGTAACATAGTTACACTAGAAATTTAGTTACaacttaattttgttttacattgatCAATGCAGAAGTTTACAGGACACAAAAATAAGTTGCtgtaacattaatattttaacacaaatcatgaaagtacaatttaaaattaaattatggcTTTAAACCATTAAAACccagttttttaaaaacctttttttggaaacatttaataaagtagTGCTTAAAATGTGTAGAGATTTGGATGCACAGTAGTCAATGTGTCTTATTAAgactctttttttaaagctccTGCAGGTGTACAGACAAATTCTGATTCACAAAAATCTTAAATGGTAGAAACATCTTACAAGCTACATTCATGATTATGAATCATTGGAGTTAAACAGTAATATTTTTCAAGGTGCTGCTGGAGCTGGATCAGAGACTGCTGGCGCGTCACCAAATATCTGGACATTGACGTGTCACCTGCAAATTTGAGCATAGCACTGGGACACTTTAACAATAAGCTTTTGAGCCAAAGTTAGTTCTCATTTTCAGTATCATCTCATTTGATTTATTGAGTTATGTTCTGACTCCCAGTGCAACTTTCCAGAATAGGATGGAATCTCTAAAGCTCAGGATGAAGAAGACAACAGGTCTTGATTGTGCATCTAAACATGTTTGGCCCCTGAGCAGATTTAAGGTTTAACAAACGAGTCCTGAAACTGTGTTTCAGCAGGTTAAAGCCCTAACTGAGTGTAAGCTTCCTATGGGGACAAATTCAGGTCTCCTTCCTAAAGGACGTTCCACCTTTCATCTGAAAGGCTTCTCCAGTTATAACTGACCGCTGGGTATAGTCCATTTTTAGCGTGCACAAGTCTCTGCCTCGGTGTGTTTCAGCACTGAGGTGGAATATCATAGAAAATGACGTTGTTTTGATGCTGGAGTTTCAACAACAAACACGGTGTTTTTCAGACCCAGCAACAGACTGAGGCAGATGTGTCCTCATCCTTAGGACAAAAAACTAAA includes these proteins:
- the LOC137100358 gene encoding prostaglandin E2 receptor EP1 subtype-like — its product is MVQEPEVEAMTNNATDPQTNPTAAGLTMTLGIVFNVVALIILAKAYNRFRRRSKATFLLFASSLVATDLAGHVIPGALVLRRYSAGISFKGDPADPDASCLFLGGCMVFFGLCPLFMGSAMAAERCLGVTRPLLHARLVTTARTKIALVLIWLLALCVAVLPFFKLGAYTYQYPGTWCFIRVMEDTQATDLAFLILFSGLAWSSLASAFVCNTISGITLVRARLKKKKSSCSQRCSARSHDTEMVVQLVGIMVTSCICWSPLLVFGLMSAMQSYSHSLNRDRDTYRQLMMTGVRMATCNQILDPWVYILLRRAILRKIYRITKKQASFKGSTFRSMRWDVSSFQGSEKSCVNKT